One window of Cupriavidus oxalaticus genomic DNA carries:
- the clsB gene encoding cardiolipin synthase ClsB — protein MTPLPSAPDSIRLLENGEEYFPRVFEAIAQARESVLVETFILFDDEAGTKLHAALLAAARRGVRVAVTVDGFGSHDLPPAFITELVKAGVHFCTFSPCRRLLGVRTHIFRRMHRKLVAIDGEVAFVGGINFSAQHLYGYGPRAKQDYAVEIAGPAARQVHDFLARAIPGACLQGRLAPPPPGCNTAPPGPVRLVTRDNHRHRNDIEFAYLDAIRAARREVVIANAYFLPGYRLLHALCEAAGRGIQVRLLLQGKPDMPWVARAGGLLYCHLQDSGVQILEYVERPFHGKVAVVDEQWATVGSSNLDPLSLSLNLEANLVIRDTAFAQRLRGRLQALIAERCREVPPRRHERSLLDAAGATLMFHFLRRFPAWAGWLPAHTPRLVTPQAGDPRGRRRVFVLEREAE, from the coding sequence ATGACACCGTTGCCGTCCGCCCCCGACAGCATCCGCCTGCTGGAGAACGGAGAAGAGTACTTCCCGCGCGTATTCGAGGCGATCGCGCAAGCGCGCGAAAGCGTGCTGGTGGAAACTTTTATCCTGTTCGACGACGAGGCAGGAACGAAATTGCACGCCGCGCTGCTGGCTGCCGCGCGGCGCGGCGTGCGCGTGGCCGTCACGGTCGACGGCTTCGGCTCGCATGACCTGCCCCCTGCATTCATTACAGAGCTGGTCAAGGCGGGCGTGCACTTCTGCACATTCTCGCCCTGCCGCCGCCTGCTGGGCGTGCGCACGCATATCTTCCGGCGCATGCACCGCAAGCTGGTCGCGATCGACGGCGAGGTGGCCTTTGTCGGCGGCATCAATTTCTCGGCGCAGCACCTGTATGGCTACGGGCCACGGGCCAAGCAGGACTATGCCGTGGAAATCGCCGGCCCCGCGGCGCGGCAGGTGCATGACTTCCTCGCGCGGGCCATCCCCGGCGCATGCCTGCAGGGCAGGCTGGCACCGCCGCCGCCGGGCTGCAACACGGCGCCGCCGGGTCCGGTGCGTCTGGTCACGCGCGACAACCATCGCCATCGCAACGACATCGAGTTTGCCTACCTCGATGCGATCCGCGCCGCGCGGCGCGAGGTGGTCATCGCCAACGCTTATTTCCTGCCGGGCTACCGGCTGCTGCACGCGCTGTGCGAAGCCGCTGGGCGCGGCATACAGGTGCGCCTGCTGCTGCAGGGCAAGCCCGACATGCCATGGGTCGCGCGTGCCGGTGGCCTGCTGTATTGCCACCTGCAGGACTCCGGGGTGCAGATCCTCGAGTACGTCGAGCGGCCGTTCCACGGCAAGGTCGCCGTCGTCGACGAGCAATGGGCCACGGTGGGTTCGAGCAACCTCGACCCGCTCAGCCTGTCGCTGAATCTCGAAGCCAACCTGGTGATCCGCGACACCGCCTTCGCGCAGCGGCTGCGCGGCAGGCTGCAGGCGCTGATCGCCGAACGCTGCCGCGAGGTGCCGCCGCGCCGGCACGAGCGCTCGCTGCTGGACGCGGCCGGCGCCACGCTGATGTTCCACTTCCTGCGCCGCTTCCCGGCGTGGGCCGGCTGGCTGCCCGCGCATACGCCGCGGCTGGTGACGCCGCAAGCCGGCGACCCGCGCGGGCGCCGCCGCGTATTCGTGCTGGAACGGGAGGCCGAGTGA
- a CDS encoding MetQ/NlpA family ABC transporter substrate-binding protein, whose protein sequence is MRYGKFGFAVAAAVLALGVVQGASAADPDKKEIRFGATAGPYADQIRYGVKPVLEKRGYKVTIIEFSDYVQPNLALADGAIDANAFQHVAYLKKFSADRKLQLTDIIQVPTAPIGIYSHKHKTLAEVKPGNTVSLPNDPTNLARAIAILQQVGWVTLKPGTDPIRASERDIDANPHKLKLVQLEAAQLPRSLDDVDYAFVNGNFALAAGLKLTTALALEKIPDYYMNLVAVKTADVNKPFVKDIKEAYQSAEFKAVTQQRFAGFVPPPYQR, encoded by the coding sequence ATGCGATACGGGAAATTCGGCTTCGCGGTAGCCGCGGCAGTACTGGCGCTGGGCGTGGTGCAGGGCGCAAGCGCCGCCGATCCGGACAAGAAGGAAATCCGCTTCGGCGCCACCGCCGGCCCGTACGCCGACCAGATCCGCTACGGCGTGAAGCCGGTGCTGGAGAAGCGCGGCTACAAGGTCACCATCATCGAGTTCAGCGACTACGTGCAGCCCAACCTGGCGCTGGCCGACGGCGCCATCGACGCCAACGCCTTCCAGCACGTGGCCTACCTGAAGAAGTTCTCGGCTGACCGCAAGCTGCAGCTGACCGACATCATCCAGGTCCCGACCGCGCCGATCGGCATCTACAGCCACAAGCACAAGACGCTGGCGGAGGTGAAGCCGGGCAATACCGTCTCGCTGCCGAATGACCCCACCAACCTGGCGCGTGCCATCGCCATCCTGCAGCAGGTGGGCTGGGTCACGCTCAAGCCGGGCACCGACCCGATCCGCGCCAGCGAGCGCGACATCGATGCCAATCCGCACAAGCTCAAGCTGGTCCAGCTGGAGGCCGCGCAACTGCCGCGTTCGCTCGACGATGTCGACTACGCCTTTGTCAACGGCAACTTCGCGCTGGCCGCGGGGCTGAAGCTGACCACTGCGCTGGCGCTGGAGAAGATTCCCGACTACTACATGAACCTGGTGGCGGTGAAGACTGCGGACGTCAACAAGCCGTTCGTCAAGGACATCAAGGAGGCCTACCAGTCGGCCGAGTTCAAGGCGGTGACGCAGCAGCGCTTCGCGGGCTTCGTGCCGCCGCCGTACCAGCGCTGA
- the pdhA gene encoding pyruvate dehydrogenase (acetyl-transferring) E1 component subunit alpha translates to MSMVASFEIGYTRYLAPPGEPPSPTSPPPPFASDPEALLPLYQAMVLARQFDLKAIALQRTGKIGTFASALGQEAIGVGVAFAMRPEDVLVPSYRDHAAQFVRGVTMTESLLYWGGDERGSGFAAAPHDFANCVPIGTQVCHAAGAAYAFQLRNEPRVAVCLLGDGGTSKGDFYEGMNMAGVWRAPMVIVINNNQWAISMPRSGQTAAQTLAQKAIAAGIPGEQIDGNDVVAVRHRVGEAIERARTGGGPALIEAITYRLGDHTTADDASRYRDEASVKAHWQEEPLLRLRTHLLSLNAWDAAREEALVKDCSQQVAQAVEAYLALPPPDAAAMFDCLYATMPPALQAQLETARRYPAQHG, encoded by the coding sequence ATGTCCATGGTTGCGAGCTTCGAGATCGGCTATACGCGTTATCTCGCCCCGCCGGGCGAACCCCCTTCCCCCACTTCCCCGCCCCCGCCCTTTGCCAGCGACCCTGAGGCGCTGCTGCCTCTGTACCAGGCCATGGTGCTGGCGCGCCAGTTCGACCTGAAGGCGATCGCGCTGCAGCGCACCGGCAAGATCGGCACCTTCGCCTCGGCCCTCGGGCAGGAAGCCATCGGCGTCGGCGTGGCCTTTGCGATGCGGCCCGAAGACGTGCTGGTGCCCTCGTACCGCGACCACGCGGCGCAGTTTGTGCGGGGCGTCACGATGACCGAGAGCCTGCTGTACTGGGGCGGCGACGAACGCGGCAGTGGATTTGCGGCGGCGCCGCATGACTTTGCCAACTGCGTGCCGATCGGCACCCAGGTGTGCCATGCCGCGGGCGCGGCCTATGCCTTCCAGCTGCGCAACGAGCCACGGGTGGCGGTGTGCCTGCTCGGCGACGGCGGCACCTCCAAGGGCGACTTCTACGAAGGCATGAACATGGCCGGCGTGTGGCGCGCGCCGATGGTGATCGTGATCAACAACAACCAGTGGGCGATCTCGATGCCGCGCAGCGGGCAGACCGCGGCGCAGACGCTGGCGCAGAAGGCGATCGCGGCGGGCATCCCGGGGGAGCAAATCGATGGCAACGACGTGGTCGCGGTGCGGCACCGCGTGGGCGAGGCCATCGAGCGCGCCCGCACGGGCGGCGGCCCCGCGCTGATCGAGGCCATCACCTACCGGCTGGGCGACCACACCACCGCCGACGATGCCTCGCGCTACCGCGACGAGGCCAGCGTCAAGGCGCACTGGCAGGAAGAGCCGCTGCTGCGCCTGCGCACGCATTTGCTGTCGCTGAACGCATGGGACGCGGCGCGCGAAGAGGCATTGGTCAAGGACTGCTCGCAGCAGGTGGCGCAAGCGGTCGAAGCCTACCTGGCGCTGCCGCCGCCGGACGCCGCGGCGATGTTCGACTGCCTGTACGCCACCATGCCGCCGGCGCTGCAGGCGCAACTGGAGACCGCGCGGCGCTATCCCGCGCAGCACGGCTGA
- a CDS encoding alpha-ketoacid dehydrogenase subunit beta yields MAEINLVEAVNLALGHALENDPDVLLLGEDIGVNGGVFRATAGLQARFGAARVMDTPLAEGGIVGAAIGMAAMGLRPVAEIQFTGFIYPAIDHIINHAARMRHRTRGRLSCPLVVRSPCGAGIHAPEHHSESPEAMFAHMPGLRVVVPSSPARAYGLLLAAIADPDPVIFLEPTRLYRLFRQEVADDGAALPLDTCFTLREGSDITLVTWGAMVQETLTAADELAAEGVSATVIDVATLKPLDMPTILEAVARTGRCVIVHEAPRTAGFGAEIAAELADAGLYSLAAPVQRVAGFDTVVPLARLEYTYLPSAARIADAARKAMAA; encoded by the coding sequence ATGGCGGAAATCAATCTGGTCGAAGCAGTCAACCTGGCCCTGGGACATGCGCTGGAGAACGATCCCGACGTACTGCTGCTGGGCGAGGACATCGGCGTCAACGGCGGCGTGTTCCGCGCCACCGCGGGACTGCAGGCGCGCTTCGGCGCGGCGCGGGTCATGGATACGCCGCTGGCCGAGGGCGGCATCGTCGGCGCGGCGATCGGCATGGCGGCGATGGGACTCAGGCCCGTGGCCGAGATCCAGTTCACCGGCTTTATTTACCCCGCCATCGACCACATCATCAACCACGCCGCGCGCATGCGGCACCGCACGCGCGGGCGGCTGAGCTGCCCGCTGGTGGTGCGCTCGCCATGCGGCGCGGGCATCCACGCGCCCGAGCATCATTCGGAAAGCCCGGAAGCGATGTTCGCCCACATGCCGGGGCTGCGCGTGGTGGTGCCGTCGTCGCCGGCGCGCGCCTACGGCTTGCTGCTGGCCGCAATCGCCGATCCCGACCCCGTGATCTTCCTCGAGCCCACGCGGCTGTACCGGCTATTCCGCCAGGAGGTCGCCGACGACGGCGCGGCGCTGCCGCTCGATACCTGCTTCACGCTGCGCGAAGGCAGCGACATCACGCTGGTGACCTGGGGCGCGATGGTGCAGGAGACGCTGACCGCCGCCGACGAACTGGCCGCCGAAGGCGTGAGTGCGACCGTGATCGATGTCGCCACGCTCAAGCCGCTCGACATGCCGACCATCCTCGAAGCGGTGGCGCGCACCGGGCGCTGCGTGATCGTGCACGAGGCGCCGCGCACCGCGGGCTTCGGCGCCGAGATCGCGGCGGAACTGGCGGATGCCGGGCTGTATTCGCTGGCGGCGCCGGTGCAGCGCGTGGCCGGCTTCGATACCGTGGTGCCGCTGGCGCGGCTGGAATACACCTACCTGCCCAGCGCTGCGCGCATCGCCGACGCGGCCCGCAAGGCCATGGCCGCCTGA
- a CDS encoding dihydrolipoamide acetyltransferase family protein, producing the protein MRVFKLPDLGEGLQEAEIVTWHVKVGDAVAADQPLLSVETAKAIVEIPSPYAGTIARLHAQPGDIVHLGAPLVGFEGAGEDADAGTVVGSVQVGTRVASEAAPPGAAAPASGMAARVKATPAVRALARRLGVDPAMATASGPEGTVTAADVERMAATLAELGAPEELRGVRRAMAQNMARAQNEVAAATVMDDADIHAWQAGADVTIRLVRALVAGCRAEPGLNAWYEGQTGRRHVLKKIDVGIAADLPEGLFVPVLRDVGSRDAADLRRGLDRMRADIRARTIAPEEMRGNTITLSNFGMIAGRYAAPIVVPPTVAILGAGRVRDEVVAAGGVPAVHRVMPLSLTFDHRVVTGGEAARFLAAVIADLEMPA; encoded by the coding sequence ATGAGAGTCTTCAAGCTGCCCGACCTGGGCGAGGGCCTGCAAGAGGCCGAGATCGTGACCTGGCATGTCAAGGTGGGCGATGCGGTGGCCGCGGACCAGCCGCTGCTGTCGGTGGAGACCGCCAAGGCCATCGTCGAGATTCCCTCGCCCTATGCGGGCACCATCGCCCGGCTGCACGCGCAGCCGGGCGATATCGTCCACCTGGGCGCGCCGCTGGTCGGCTTCGAGGGCGCCGGCGAGGATGCCGATGCCGGCACCGTGGTCGGCTCCGTGCAGGTCGGCACGCGCGTGGCCAGCGAAGCGGCGCCGCCGGGCGCGGCCGCGCCTGCCTCCGGCATGGCCGCGCGCGTCAAGGCCACACCCGCGGTACGCGCGCTGGCGCGGCGCCTCGGCGTCGACCCGGCGATGGCCACCGCGTCGGGGCCGGAGGGCACCGTCACCGCCGCCGACGTCGAACGCATGGCCGCCACGCTGGCCGAACTCGGTGCGCCCGAGGAACTGCGCGGCGTGCGCCGCGCGATGGCGCAGAACATGGCGCGCGCGCAGAACGAGGTCGCCGCGGCCACGGTGATGGACGATGCCGATATCCACGCCTGGCAGGCGGGCGCCGACGTCACCATCCGCCTGGTGCGCGCGCTGGTGGCCGGTTGCCGTGCCGAGCCGGGCCTGAACGCCTGGTACGAGGGCCAGACCGGGCGCCGCCACGTGCTGAAAAAGATCGACGTGGGCATTGCCGCGGACCTGCCCGAAGGGCTGTTCGTGCCGGTGCTGCGCGACGTGGGCAGCCGCGACGCGGCCGACCTGCGCCGCGGGCTCGACCGCATGCGCGCGGACATCCGCGCGCGCACCATCGCGCCGGAGGAGATGCGCGGCAATACCATCACGCTGTCCAACTTCGGCATGATCGCGGGGCGCTACGCGGCGCCGATCGTGGTGCCGCCGACGGTGGCGATCCTTGGGGCGGGACGGGTGCGGGACGAGGTGGTCGCGGCCGGCGGCGTGCCGGCGGTGCATCGGGTGATGCCGCTCAGCCTGACGTTCGATCACCGCGTGGTGACGGGGGGCGAGGCGGCGCGGTTTCTGGCGGCGGTGATTGCGGACCTGGAGATGCCGGCTTAG
- a CDS encoding CopG family transcriptional regulator: METKTARLTILIDPVKKKAFETLCAAQDLTPSQVVRQLIRDYLAQHGVEYATKARPAGSGRQKK; this comes from the coding sequence ATGGAAACCAAGACCGCCCGCCTCACCATCCTGATCGATCCGGTCAAGAAGAAGGCCTTCGAAACCCTGTGCGCCGCGCAGGACCTGACGCCGTCGCAGGTGGTGCGCCAGCTGATCCGCGATTACCTGGCCCAGCACGGCGTGGAATACGCCACCAAGGCACGGCCCGCCGGCAGCGGCCGGCAAAAGAAGTAG
- a CDS encoding SulP family inorganic anion transporter, whose protein sequence is MIALREAWQAGLFRRANWLPNLVSGVIVGVVALPLAMAFAIASGAKPEQGLYTAIVAGLAVSMFGGSRLQIAGPTGAFIVVLSAITARHGIGGLQLATLMAGLILLALGLARLGGVIRYIPAPVIVGFTAGIGVIIFVGQWRDFFGLPPVAGTHFHEKLWHLLQALPQWHAATTALALGSLLLVLGAPRVRWLHRVPGPLVALVVATAVQALFRFDGVATIGSAFGGLPRGLPVPALPEISLARVIELAGPAFTIAMLGAIESLLSAVVADGMAGTRHDSNQELVGQGIANVLAPLFGGFAATGAIARTATNIRNGGSSPLAGIAHALTLVLVLLFLAPLAASVPLATLAAILFVVAWNMSEARQFARMVRQAPRADVAILLITFTLTVLTDLVVAVNIGVILAMLQFLRRMSASVEVTRQDVTGIERELSAEADAADSVAARMPPGVLVYAIDGPFFFGAVEACEQALVHTHTEPRVLLIRLGRVPFIDMTGLQTLEAVIRTLRRRGVAVVLAEANARVRQKLERAGVLAALGQQNYADALAQAVRRCGVLAGEEGAEREREDTGAPH, encoded by the coding sequence ATGATCGCGCTGCGCGAAGCATGGCAGGCCGGGCTGTTCCGCCGCGCCAACTGGCTGCCCAACCTGGTGTCGGGCGTGATCGTCGGGGTGGTGGCGCTGCCGCTGGCGATGGCGTTTGCGATCGCATCCGGCGCCAAGCCCGAGCAAGGGCTGTATACGGCCATCGTCGCCGGGCTGGCGGTGTCGATGTTCGGCGGCAGCCGCCTGCAGATTGCCGGGCCCACCGGCGCGTTCATCGTGGTGCTGTCCGCCATCACGGCGCGCCATGGGATCGGCGGGCTGCAACTTGCCACGCTGATGGCCGGGCTGATCCTGCTGGCGCTGGGCCTGGCGCGGCTTGGCGGCGTGATCCGCTACATTCCCGCGCCGGTGATCGTGGGCTTTACCGCGGGCATCGGCGTGATCATCTTCGTCGGGCAATGGCGTGATTTCTTCGGGCTGCCGCCGGTAGCCGGCACCCACTTCCATGAAAAGCTGTGGCACCTGCTGCAGGCGCTGCCGCAGTGGCATGCGGCCACGACCGCGCTGGCGCTGGGGAGCCTGCTGCTGGTGCTGGGCGCGCCGCGCGTGCGCTGGCTGCACCGCGTTCCCGGCCCGCTGGTGGCGCTGGTGGTGGCCACGGCAGTGCAGGCGCTGTTCCGCTTCGACGGCGTGGCCACCATCGGCAGCGCCTTCGGCGGCCTGCCGCGCGGATTGCCGGTTCCGGCGCTGCCGGAGATCTCGCTGGCGCGCGTGATCGAGCTGGCAGGGCCGGCCTTCACCATCGCCATGCTGGGCGCGATCGAATCGCTGCTGTCCGCGGTGGTGGCCGACGGCATGGCCGGCACCCGGCACGATTCCAACCAGGAACTGGTGGGGCAGGGCATCGCCAATGTCCTGGCGCCGCTGTTCGGCGGGTTTGCCGCCACCGGCGCCATCGCGCGCACCGCCACCAATATCCGCAACGGCGGCAGCAGCCCGCTGGCCGGCATCGCCCATGCGCTGACGCTGGTGCTGGTGCTGCTGTTCCTGGCGCCGCTGGCAGCGAGCGTGCCGCTGGCGACGCTGGCCGCGATCCTGTTCGTGGTGGCGTGGAACATGAGCGAGGCGCGCCAGTTCGCGCGCATGGTGCGGCAGGCGCCGCGCGCCGACGTGGCGATCCTGCTGATCACCTTTACGCTGACCGTGCTGACCGACCTGGTGGTCGCGGTCAACATCGGCGTGATCCTGGCCATGCTGCAGTTCCTGCGGCGCATGTCGGCGTCGGTGGAAGTGACGCGCCAGGACGTAACCGGCATCGAGCGCGAGCTAAGCGCCGAAGCGGACGCGGCCGATTCCGTCGCGGCCCGGATGCCGCCGGGCGTGCTGGTCTACGCCATCGACGGCCCGTTCTTCTTCGGCGCGGTCGAGGCCTGCGAGCAGGCGCTGGTGCACACCCATACCGAGCCGCGCGTGCTGCTGATCCGCCTGGGCCGGGTGCCGTTCATCGACATGACCGGCTTGCAGACGCTGGAAGCCGTGATCCGCACGCTGCGCCGGCGCGGCGTGGCCGTGGTGCTGGCCGAGGCGAATGCGCGCGTGCGGCAAAAGCTGGAGCGGGCCGGGGTGCTTGCGGCGCTGGGGCAGCAAAACTACGCGGATGCGCTGGCGCAGGCGGTGCGGCGTTGCGGCGTGCTGGCGGGAGAGGAGGGTGCGGAACGGGAGCGCGAGGACACGGGCGCCCCGCACTGA
- a CDS encoding universal stress protein, with protein sequence MFKHLLVPTDGSARAEATVARAMTFASRIGARATGLHVIPEYHVLTYRLTSQQDTRDSFAAEAARHADTFLAAVTRAAGQAGVPCDTVTATDDHPWQAIIQCAEQRGCDLIVMSSHGRRGLQALLIGSETQKVLTHSTIPVLVLR encoded by the coding sequence ATGTTCAAGCACCTCCTAGTCCCCACCGACGGCTCCGCACGCGCCGAGGCGACGGTAGCCCGGGCCATGACCTTCGCCAGCCGCATCGGCGCCCGCGCGACCGGCTTGCATGTGATTCCCGAGTATCACGTATTGACGTACCGGCTGACCAGCCAGCAGGACACCAGGGACTCGTTCGCGGCCGAGGCCGCACGCCATGCCGATACCTTCCTGGCCGCCGTCACGCGTGCTGCCGGCCAGGCCGGAGTGCCGTGCGACACCGTCACCGCCACCGACGACCACCCGTGGCAGGCCATCATCCAATGCGCCGAGCAGCGCGGCTGCGACCTGATCGTGATGTCGTCGCACGGGCGGCGCGGGTTGCAGGCGTTGCTGATCGGCAGCGAAACGCAAAAAGTCCTGACGCACAGCACGATCCCGGTGCTGGTCCTGCGCTAG
- a CDS encoding peroxiredoxin → MAIRLGEQAPDFTADTTEGKLSFHEWIGDSWAILFSHPKDFTPVCTTELGYMARLKPEFDKRNTKIIGLSIDPVSDHQRWAKDIEETQGAAINYPMIGDADLTVAKLYDMIHPEASGAGPRTAVDNATIRSVFIIGPDKKVKAMLVYPMTAGRNFDEVLRLLDSLQLNAKHTVATPVNWKPGEDVIIPTSVSDEDAKKKYPQGFKTLKPYLRTVEQPK, encoded by the coding sequence ATGGCGATTCGACTGGGTGAACAAGCCCCGGACTTCACCGCAGACACCACGGAAGGCAAGCTCAGCTTCCACGAATGGATCGGCGACAGCTGGGCGATCCTGTTCTCGCACCCCAAGGACTTCACGCCGGTATGCACCACCGAACTGGGTTACATGGCGCGGCTCAAGCCCGAATTCGACAAGCGCAATACCAAGATCATCGGCCTGAGCATCGATCCCGTCAGCGACCACCAGCGCTGGGCCAAGGACATCGAGGAAACCCAGGGCGCCGCCATCAACTATCCGATGATCGGCGACGCCGACCTGACGGTGGCCAAGCTCTACGACATGATCCACCCCGAAGCCAGCGGCGCCGGGCCGCGCACGGCGGTGGACAACGCCACCATCCGCTCGGTGTTCATCATCGGCCCGGACAAGAAGGTCAAGGCGATGCTGGTGTATCCGATGACCGCGGGGCGCAATTTCGATGAAGTGCTACGGCTGCTGGACTCGCTGCAACTTAACGCCAAGCACACCGTAGCCACGCCGGTGAACTGGAAGCCGGGCGAGGATGTCATCATCCCGACATCGGTCTCGGACGAAGATGCGAAGAAGAAATACCCGCAAGGGTTCAAGACGCTGAAGCCCTACCTGCGCACGGTGGAGCAGCCCAAGTAG
- a CDS encoding chemotaxis protein gives MSSSMRDIDERTNLTNNNQFELLLFRLGDAEHSGQSELFGINVFKVREILVMPQVTTVVGADPSILGMADIRGQVIPVIDLPRLVGCKPRNGLGILLVTEYARSTQGFAVEAVEEIVRLEWNQVHSAEASVRTGHVTSIAKLDAGTDQARLVQVLDVEQILRDVLPARQPDVEPGSVGPQLNLRPGLKVIAADDSALARGLIEQGLKALGAPVLMTKSGKEAWELLDRIAGEAASHGKSVQDEVALVLTDLEMPEMDGFTLTRKIKADSRLKQLPVVIHSSLSGEASEEHVRKVGADAYVAKFVAKELADTIRQVLTR, from the coding sequence ATGAGCAGTTCCATGAGGGACATCGACGAACGGACTAACCTCACCAACAACAACCAGTTCGAACTGCTGCTGTTTCGGCTGGGCGACGCCGAGCACAGCGGGCAGTCCGAACTGTTCGGCATCAATGTGTTCAAGGTGCGCGAGATCCTGGTGATGCCGCAGGTCACGACGGTGGTCGGGGCCGACCCGTCGATCCTGGGCATGGCCGATATCCGCGGGCAGGTGATCCCCGTGATCGACCTGCCCAGGCTGGTGGGATGCAAGCCGCGCAACGGGCTCGGCATCCTGCTGGTGACCGAGTACGCACGTTCGACGCAAGGCTTCGCGGTCGAGGCGGTGGAAGAAATCGTGCGCCTGGAGTGGAACCAGGTGCACTCGGCCGAGGCCAGCGTGCGCACCGGCCACGTGACCAGCATCGCCAAGCTGGATGCCGGCACGGACCAGGCGCGCCTGGTGCAGGTGCTGGACGTGGAGCAGATCCTGCGCGATGTGCTGCCGGCGCGGCAGCCGGACGTCGAGCCGGGCTCGGTGGGTCCGCAGCTGAACCTGCGCCCGGGCCTTAAGGTAATTGCCGCCGATGATTCCGCGCTGGCGCGTGGCCTGATCGAGCAGGGACTGAAGGCGCTGGGCGCACCGGTGCTGATGACCAAGTCGGGCAAGGAAGCGTGGGAACTGCTCGACCGCATCGCCGGCGAGGCCGCCAGCCACGGCAAGTCGGTGCAGGACGAAGTGGCGCTGGTGCTGACAGACCTGGAAATGCCCGAAATGGACGGTTTCACGCTGACCCGCAAGATCAAGGCCGACAGCCGGCTCAAGCAGCTGCCGGTGGTGATTCATTCGTCACTATCGGGCGAAGCCAGCGAAGAGCATGTGCGCAAGGTGGGCGCGGATGCCTACGTGGCGAAGTTCGTCGCCAAGGAACTGGCCGATACCATCCGCCAGGTGCTGACGCGCTGA
- a CDS encoding MoaD/ThiS family protein yields MQVRIATPLFSYTGQREYVEAHGANIGALLDDLDRQFPGMRFRIVDEQGKLRPYIRVFVNRTQLMRLDAPLRETDEVHILQALAGG; encoded by the coding sequence ATGCAAGTACGCATTGCCACGCCGCTGTTCTCCTACACCGGGCAGCGCGAGTATGTGGAAGCCCACGGCGCGAACATCGGCGCGCTGCTGGACGACCTTGACCGGCAGTTTCCGGGCATGCGGTTCCGCATTGTCGATGAGCAGGGAAAGTTGAGGCCGTATATCCGCGTCTTCGTTAACCGGACGCAGTTGATGCGGCTGGATGCGCCGCTGCGGGAGACCGATGAGGTGCATATCCTGCAGGCGCTGGCGGGGGGCTAG
- a CDS encoding glycosyl hydrolase: MMTTSPETGPITLLVATTKGAWTLTSDAARGHWQVAGPTFLGHTIHHIVQDPREPSRMLMAARTGHLGPTVFRSADGGRNWTEATRPPAFDKAPEGETGRVVDHVFWLTPGHASEPGAWYAGTSPQGLFRSTDHGATWESVPGFNNHPMWRNWTGGEQDGTPDGPKMHSVLVDPRDKRHLYIGMSSGGVFESTDAGADWKPLNRGSLALFLPDPNPEYGQDPHCVLQHPANPDILYQQNHCGIYRMDRREGVWKRIGEAMPAEVGDIGFPIVAHPRDARTVWVFPMDGSDVWPRVSPGGHPAAYVTRDGGETWQRQDRGLPPEQGWFTVKRQAMATDRHGPVGVYFGTTGGEIWASVDEGEHWRCIASHLPQVYAVSVARPA, translated from the coding sequence ATGATGACGACGTCCCCCGAAACCGGCCCGATCACGCTGCTGGTCGCCACCACCAAGGGTGCCTGGACCCTGACCAGCGATGCCGCCCGCGGCCACTGGCAGGTGGCAGGTCCCACCTTCCTTGGCCACACCATCCACCACATCGTGCAGGACCCCCGCGAGCCGTCGCGGATGCTGATGGCCGCGCGCACCGGCCACCTTGGCCCGACGGTATTCCGCTCCGCCGACGGCGGACGCAACTGGACCGAGGCCACGCGCCCGCCCGCTTTCGACAAGGCGCCCGAAGGCGAGACCGGCCGCGTGGTCGACCATGTGTTCTGGCTGACTCCCGGCCACGCCAGCGAACCCGGCGCCTGGTACGCCGGCACCTCGCCGCAGGGATTGTTCCGCAGTACCGACCATGGCGCCACGTGGGAGTCCGTGCCGGGCTTCAACAACCACCCGATGTGGCGCAACTGGACCGGCGGCGAGCAGGACGGCACCCCCGACGGGCCCAAGATGCATTCCGTGCTGGTCGATCCGCGCGACAAGCGTCATCTCTATATCGGCATGTCCAGCGGCGGCGTGTTCGAGAGCACCGACGCGGGGGCCGACTGGAAACCGCTGAACCGAGGCAGCCTGGCCCTCTTCCTGCCCGACCCCAACCCGGAATACGGCCAGGATCCGCACTGCGTGCTGCAGCACCCGGCCAATCCCGACATCCTCTACCAGCAGAACCATTGCGGCATCTATCGCATGGACCGGCGCGAAGGTGTGTGGAAGCGCATCGGCGAGGCAATGCCGGCCGAGGTGGGCGACATCGGCTTCCCGATCGTCGCGCATCCGCGCGATGCGCGCACGGTGTGGGTGTTCCCGATGGACGGCAGCGATGTCTGGCCGCGCGTCAGTCCCGGCGGCCACCCTGCGGCCTATGTCACCCGCGACGGCGGCGAGACCTGGCAGCGACAGGACCGCGGCCTGCCGCCAGAGCAGGGCTGGTTCACGGTCAAGCGGCAGGCCATGGCCACCGACCGCCACGGGCCGGTGGGCGTGTACTTCGGCACCACCGGCGGCGAGATCTGGGCGAGTGTTGACGAAGGCGAGCACTGGCGCTGCATCGCCAGCCACCTGCCGCAGGTCTACGCCGTCAGCGTGGCGCGGCCGGCCTGA